ACCGTCCCTGTATTGGTACCATGAGCGGACATAATATCCTTGACAAACTCGTCATCAATATAATCACCGTTCTCTGTGGATTTCCATACCTTTCCGTCAACTAAAATTTTGATTACAGGCGATTTGTTGATGGGCATACTGTAAGAAATGTTAAAGTCCTGGAAGTAACTACCGTCCAGCGGCTCAAGTCCCCATGCTTTAAAGTTTGTGGCGGCCCACATTGCCGCTTGTTCATAACCGATGTCTCCGGCCATTCTGCCTCTGAATTCAGTAGAGACCATCTGATCCAGCAGGAGAGTTCCCTGATTTATCCAAGCCGATTTTTCAGCCGCGGTCCAATTGGTTGGATCTTTTGGAAGTATGGCGCCATCTGCATTCACAACAGGATATTTGGAATCGCTTCCGCCGCCGCAACCGCCGCTCACTGCGACCAACACTCCCATTAGCACCAGAAAAACAATTTGCCTTAACAACTTACTCATACCCACTCTCATCTCCTAAAAAAATTAGTATTACAGTTTCATTTTCAAGCCTCAAAATCTCTCAAAAATGTTAACTCAAACTTTACACCGAGGGATATACATCACAAGATACCTCGTTGTTTTAAATGGGCAATAGACGGATTTAATATTGCCCGCCTATCCTAAAGCAAATGCTTATGATTCCTTCGCTGGTGCCCTGTTCTTTCAGTTCATTGAAGTCCGGATTTTCTATATTTTATTGATATGCCATGGTAGTGTCAACAAGTTATGCGCATATTACCGTTGAATTTTGAAGATTATTGTATCGCCGGCTGCTTTGACTTTTATATGTGATTAATTTATAATCATGATTATTACAATAAAAAGCGAGGCACTATCTTACAGAAAGGGGTGTGCGCCATTGGATATCCAAAAACTGAGCATAAAAAAGAGACGAGTGATGATCTATTTTATCGAGGCGGCGCGGCAATTGATGTCATCCGATGGCATACAGGCGCTATCGATACGGGGGATCGCGGAGATCGCCGGGTATAACAGCGCGACGCTCTACAATTATTTTGAAGATCTTCAGCATTTGACGCTTTTCGCCTCGATGTCGTACCTGCGGGATTATGTCTCCGCGCTCAGCGGCAAATTGAAGGCGCCGATGAGTTCGCTTCAGCGCTATCGCGTCATTTACGAGACCTTCGATCATTTTGCCTTTCGCTCGCCGGAGATATTTTATAATATGTTTTTCGGAAGCCAAAGTTCAAAGCTCCCCGAGGTGACCGTGCAGTACTACACGCTCTTTCCCGACGAGCTGAAAGAGCATACGCCCTCGGTGCGAAAGATGCTGACACAGGGAAATATGTATCTCAGGGACGAACCGATCGTGGAAGAGCTGGTGAAAGACGGTTTTGTAAAGCGGGAAAATGCCCCGTATCTGTCGGCCATAGTGCCGCGGCTCAATCAGACCTATCTCCATGAGCTAGCGAACGGCGAACGTATCGACCCGGAGGAGCAGCACAGACGTTTCATTGCCGTATTCGATTATCTGCTGGAGACGGCAAAATAAACTTAAAGGGGGGGCAAACCATGCTTTCTGACAAGATGAAGTTGCTTGAGGACCGGACCATATGTCATTTCACGAGGCTCTGCGGCATTCCGCACGGCAGCTTCAACGAGAAAAAGATCAGCGATTATCTCTGCGAGTGGGCGCGCGGGCTTGGATTGAAAGCCGCGCAGGACGAACATTTTAACGTGGTGATCCGCAAGGAGGCTTCGCCGGGGAACGAGGCTGCGGGAGCCGTCATCCTCCAGGCGCATATGGATATGGTCTGTGAGAAGTCGCCGTCGTATAAGCATGATTTTAAAAAAGATCCCATTCCTTATCAGATAGACGGGGACATGATCTCGACTGGAGGCAAGACTACGCTGGGAGCCGACGACGGCATCGGTGTGGCTCTGATAATGGCGATCCTTGAGTCGGACGGCTTCGCGCATCCGCGTATCGAGGCTGTTTTCACCACGGCGGAGGAGGAGGACCTGAGCGGGGCGCTCTCTATCGACGGGAGCCTTTTTACGGCGCGCAGGATGATAAATATCGACCATGCCGCCGACAACGAGGTCGTGCTGGGAAGCTGCGGGGGAATGGCCGCCGAGCTCGCGCTTCCGGTCGAAAGGATACCTTTGGACGGCGGTCATGTATGCAGAACGATAGGGCTTTCGGGGCTCCCGGGAGGGCATTCCGGTGAAAATATCCACTGCGGCAACGGAAACGCCATCGTTCTCATCGGGCGTGTCCTTAGGCGCTGCGAACCGCTGGGCGTGCTGATATCCGATATTTCCGGCGGAAACTTTCGCACCGCGATACCGCGCGAGGCCTCGGTGACGGCGGCCGTTCCCCGGGAAAACACGGAAGCCTTTGATACGGCGCTCGCTGAAATGGAGATGGCGTTTAAAGAGGAATACCTGGCGGCCGCGCCGGAGCTGCGGCTCTCCGTTACGGAAGCCACGGCTTCGCAGGCCCTCTCCGCGGCCTGTACGGAACGGCTTATCCGGGCGCTTTGCCTCTCCCCCGACGGTATCTCCGCAATGAGCGACCGGATGGAACATGTCGTTGAAAGCTCTGACAACCTCGGCGAGCTGCATCTTGAGGAGGACGTTTGTCGGATAATATGTGAGATACGCGCCGCATATCCTTCGACGGCCGCGTATATCGCGGATAAGATCGCTATGCTT
The window above is part of the Cloacibacillus evryensis DSM 19522 genome. Proteins encoded here:
- the pepD gene encoding beta-Ala-His dipeptidase, translated to MLSDKMKLLEDRTICHFTRLCGIPHGSFNEKKISDYLCEWARGLGLKAAQDEHFNVVIRKEASPGNEAAGAVILQAHMDMVCEKSPSYKHDFKKDPIPYQIDGDMISTGGKTTLGADDGIGVALIMAILESDGFAHPRIEAVFTTAEEEDLSGALSIDGSLFTARRMINIDHAADNEVVLGSCGGMAAELALPVERIPLDGGHVCRTIGLSGLPGGHSGENIHCGNGNAIVLIGRVLRRCEPLGVLISDISGGNFRTAIPREASVTAAVPRENTEAFDTALAEMEMAFKEEYLAAAPELRLSVTEATASQALSAACTERLIRALCLSPDGISAMSDRMEHVVESSDNLGELHLEEDVCRIICEIRAAYPSTAAYIADKIAMLSELLGARFRTFGRYPGWSYDPGSKMKEISNRVYAREFGEAQKNVVLHAGLECGCFYAVIPGLDAISVGPNMWNLHSPSERMSLSSVNKMARFLVKLLEELALER
- a CDS encoding TetR/AcrR family transcriptional regulator — encoded protein: MIYFIEAARQLMSSDGIQALSIRGIAEIAGYNSATLYNYFEDLQHLTLFASMSYLRDYVSALSGKLKAPMSSLQRYRVIYETFDHFAFRSPEIFYNMFFGSQSSKLPEVTVQYYTLFPDELKEHTPSVRKMLTQGNMYLRDEPIVEELVKDGFVKRENAPYLSAIVPRLNQTYLHELANGERIDPEEQHRRFIAVFDYLLETAK